A genomic window from Inediibacterium massiliense includes:
- a CDS encoding metal-sensitive transcriptional regulator — MDSKKDLINRLRTIKGHIAGVEKMIEEDTKSCNDVLLQIAAIRASIHKVGLIILQEHAKDCLLGDQDMISKEEVDKVLQTIIKFMK; from the coding sequence ATGGATTCAAAAAAGGATTTAATTAATAGATTAAGAACCATAAAGGGACATATAGCTGGAGTAGAAAAAATGATTGAGGAAGATACAAAAAGTTGTAATGATGTTCTTCTTCAAATTGCAGCTATTAGAGCTTCTATTCATAAAGTAGGCCTTATTATATTACAAGAGCATGCAAAAGATTGCTTATTAGGTGATCAGGATATGATTAGCAAAGAAGAGGTAGATAAGGTATTACAAACAATTATTAAATTTATGAAATAG
- a CDS encoding DUF3189 family protein gives MYIVYHDVGGAHSTIVAAAIHLNQLPLDYIPDKNELLALPLFDKIQKKDIARLIYHGKDEYGHSIYTIGRKNSAHLVVNAIETVFQMLNFPQNEILCVDTSPAVNNLMRIGGGSSRKFGLVSFGRPIVTYGTLKAYSNISEIVKKTKRKIVP, from the coding sequence TATCATGATGTAGGTGGAGCACATTCTACTATTGTAGCCGCGGCTATTCATTTAAATCAACTACCCTTAGATTATATTCCAGATAAAAATGAACTTCTTGCACTTCCGTTATTTGATAAAATACAAAAAAAAGATATAGCAAGACTGATTTATCATGGAAAAGATGAATATGGTCATTCTATCTATACCATTGGGAGAAAAAATTCTGCTCATCTTGTAGTCAATGCTATTGAAACGGTATTTCAGATGTTGAACTTTCCTCAAAATGAAATTTTATGTGTAGACACATCTCCTGCTGTAAACAACTTGATGCGAATAGGAGGAGGCAGTTCTAGAAAATTTGGACTTGTATCCTTTGGAAGACCTATTGTCACTTATGGAACTTTAAAAGCTTATTCAAATATTTCTGAAATTGTAAAAAAAACAAAAAGAAAAATAGTACCATAG